The genomic interval GTCGGTGGCCGCGGCGGCACCCTCCTCGGGCGTGAGCGCGGGGGAGAAGACGGGGGCGGCGGCTGCGGTGCCGGTTCCGGGGACGGGAGTGCTCTCGTGCGTCATAGATCTATCGTGCCAGAGTGGGACCCCGCCGGAACATGAGGCGGGGCAGCGCGATGACCTGGGCCGGGCCAGCAGGATCCGGGTGCTCGCACGGCCTTCACCGCGTCGCGGGCCCCGTGTCCGATAGGCTGCGGCGCGGGCCGGTGCCTCGCCGCCCGGACCCGGCCATGTCGGCCGGGTCGGTTCGACGCCTGGGGCGCAGGCAAGGAGGTGCTGTGGAGGTTCCTGAGACCGACGCGCACCAGTGCATCGTGGGTGTCACCGTCCCCCTGCCCCAGCCGTGGGCCGCCCAGGTACGGACGATCCGGCTCGGTGCCGGAGACCCTCTGGCCCTGTCGATCCCGCCGCACGTCACGCTCGTGCCGCCCACCGCGGTCGACGCCCGGCACCTGGAGGAGGTGCGCGCGCACGTCGCCCGCGTCGCCAGGGACACGGCCCCCTTCCTGTGCGAGGTCGGCGGAACTGACTCCTTCCGCCCGGTGACTCCCGTCGCCTACCTGGCCGTCGGCGACGGCGCCGCCGAGCTCGACGCCCTGCAGGCCGCCCTGCGTGTGGAGACCGGCCCCCTGGCCGTGGACCTGCGCTACCCCTTCCGCCCCCACCTCACGCTCGCCCACGAGGTCGACGACGAGGCCCTGGACGACGCGCTCGCGGCCGGGGAGGGCATCCGCGGCCAGTTCGTCGTCGACTGCGTGCGTCTGGACCGGCTGGGCGACGACGGCCTGTGGCACCTGCTCGACCTCGTGCCCCTGGGGGCGCGATGAGGAATCTGAGAGGGGTCAAGCAGGCGGTCGCCACCGTGCAGCGCCTAGGCGCCTGGCTCATGGCCTCGCGTCTGGGACGCGCCCAGGCCCGCTACGCCAGCGCCCGCGGCACCCTGCTGGCCGGCGGCATCGCCTACACCGGCCTGTTCTCCGTCTTCGCGGCCCTCGCCATCGGCGTCACCGCCCTCATGGCCGCGCTCGGCAGCCACCCCGGCCTGCGCGACGCGGCGATCGGCGTCGTCAATGACATGCTGCCCGGCGTGCTCGACGACGGCTCGGGCTCGGGCATCGTGAGCATCGACCAGCTCACCCTGAGCTCCGCCCTCACCCTCGGCTCGGTCATCGCCCTGCTCACCCTGTTGTACTCCGCCATGGGTCTTATGCGAGCCCTGTCCAACGGGGTTCAGGCCATGTTCGGCCTGACGCGCGTGCCCAGGAACGTCGTCGTCGCGGAGCTGACGCACCTGCTGGGCTTCATCATCGTCATGGCTGCCGTCGTCGTCACCGCCGCGGCCTCGCTCGCCACCGGCGCGGTCCTCGGTGCGCTGGAGTCCCTGCCCGGGTGGGTGCCCGCCTGGCTCACGGGGGCCGGGGCGAGAGTCCTGGGCCTGGCTGTCTC from Actinomyces respiraculi carries:
- a CDS encoding 2'-5' RNA ligase family protein → MEVPETDAHQCIVGVTVPLPQPWAAQVRTIRLGAGDPLALSIPPHVTLVPPTAVDARHLEEVRAHVARVARDTAPFLCEVGGTDSFRPVTPVAYLAVGDGAAELDALQAALRVETGPLAVDLRYPFRPHLTLAHEVDDEALDDALAAGEGIRGQFVVDCVRLDRLGDDGLWHLLDLVPLGAR
- a CDS encoding YihY/virulence factor BrkB family protein is translated as MRNLRGVKQAVATVQRLGAWLMASRLGRAQARYASARGTLLAGGIAYTGLFSVFAALAIGVTALMAALGSHPGLRDAAIGVVNDMLPGVLDDGSGSGIVSIDQLTLSSALTLGSVIALLTLLYSAMGLMRALSNGVQAMFGLTRVPRNVVVAELTHLLGFIIVMAAVVVTAAASLATGAVLGALESLPGWVPAWLTGAGARVLGLAVSFLIDSCVLSLLIRLSGVRVPRKDLLTGAALGGMAFGLLREVGTGAVGSTAANPLLASFAALVVLVVWLHLASRLVLYVCAWTANPPAPAPIDHPDEIHASETPNYVTLSAPHTLDWPRQDLTGTVDLDPDSHLDVQSGTGSGTESDGVSGAESGTGSDGVSGAESGTGSDGVPGAESGTGSDDVPDGGRSAGR